The sequence aaaagatatatgccaaAACATGACACATGCAGTGAAAGCAGAATCCAGAAGACAATTTAAATGTTacataataatacaaaaacaaaaaagttacaaataagcTAAATGTTCTTGTTTAAGAAGTaaggaaagaacagaataaaacaaagaaaatagacaaaaataagagcataaacttttgaaaaggaaaaaatgtatgaTAAAGGATTAGTTTTCTGGTAACATTATGTAACATTTAACATCTGAAGAGACTaatcaaaaaaaaacaaaaaacaaaaaacaaagacaggttaaattaaaaaaaagaataacaacaacaacaacaaaaacccagaacTACAGATACACTAATGATGAAAAAGCTAAGAAAATaccattgatttaaaaaaaaaaaaatcactttgttccaataaatttgaaaagttagatgaaatgaatttttagataAATGTAACTTACTGAAACTGACTTAAGAAGGAATTGAAGTGTGAATAGCACTTATAACCacttacaaatttaaattttagttaagtaataaaaaaaatcaagctcaGATTGTATTAGAGAATAATTCTACAAAACTCTCAATCGGTCATTCCAATTTTGTAAAACCCTTCCATtcaacaagaaaaatagaaatagtccATAATTCTAACAGTATGAACACCATAatcttaatttcaaataaaagtaagaataaaaaattaccGGCCAGCTTTACTTGTGAACTGAgaataaaaaatctaaacaaaatatacatggaattgaacagaatattaaaaatacatttgattaaGTTGAATATCCCAGAAATACAATGTCAAATTACCATTAGAAAAGTTAAGATAATAAAGGTGGAAATAGACCTCAACATTTTCAActcattaaatttagaaaaagcatttaactaatatttattcAGGACTTAGtacagattttctttgtttaattttgaaagactaaacatgaaaatgtttgataattttataaaatctagaAATGGTATGTACATGTTATAGGTATAGAAATAGTGGACATATGaccaaaagatagaaagaaatacatagacaTTAAAATAGTGCCAAGGTGACAGGATAGTCctttaatattgttattatgtTACTTATACAACAAAATGTATTTACTACATTAAACTCTCAAGCTCATcttaacctcattttatttttaaacttatttttggtCAAATCTAGCAAGTTTCATTCTTAGTTATTCTATTGAATATGCCTATTTATAACTTCTGACAtcattttcacatacattttcattttcttttaattatgctAAGTAGTAGAAAAGGTGGCATTTTTCCATTTAACAGATTAATAAACTCTCATTTAGAGAGTGAAATAACTTGGTAAATGTTACAGCAGGTGGTAATAAGCCAAActtaaagaatattgaaaaaatacagggaacaaaaagggattttaaattttatatatatatgtgtatgtgtatatatatatatatatatatatatatatatgtatatatgaatctATTCCAACATGAATCCATTCTCAACCATCCAGGTCTAGGAAATATTGTTTTTAGAAGGAACAAACTATCAAGTGCCGAAGACATCTCAGATAGCAAGAGGGAGTTAGGGTTTAAAATGAGCAGCGAATTGCTGCAGAGACAAGGAGCAGCAGAGGCTGATGAAGCCGAGGCTGGTAGAGAGGAAGAGGACAACATCCATGAAGACGATCTGCCTCGGGATGAGGATGAAGTGGAGTGGGAGGAAGATGTGGTTGATGCTACTCCTCTGGAAGTATTTTTGCAGTCCCATCATCTGGAAGAATTCCTTCCCATTTTCATGAGAGAGCAGATTGATCTAGAAGCTCTGTTGCTTTGCTCTGATGAGGACGTTCAGAGTATACAAATGCAGTTTGGTCCCAGGAAGAAAGTTCTTAATGCCATAAACAGAGGGAAGCAGGTGCTACAACAGCCTGGGCAACTGGTCGACACCAGCCTCTGATGGAATATTGGGTCCACAGTTTGAGCCTGCGGCGATGGGGTGATGCTGTGGCCCACTAGAAACACTCAGGCAGCACCCCCTCTGCCCAATACCAGACCACTGGGATTGGTTTCTAGGGTTTCAGAGATACCCTCCTAAAAAAAGAAGCCCAAATTGTACTCTGAGAAATGCTCTATACCTGTGTATTCTGACCACTAGTGAGCAACTCAGGGAGACCTGGGAATAAGAAAAGGGTGTTTCTCTTCAATTGTCTTCttgatatttttgtgtatagaaaGTGTTAAATggatgacagagaagagagaaactttCTTTACTTTTACAACTCTGGACTTAAAAAGTATAATCTCTCATCATGCAAGTGTGGTGCATACTTTCTAATCCTCAAAGCCTGGGGACTTCCAACTCCAGTTCTGTCCTTAGCTCTATGACTTTGTCTGTTGGTGGAGACTTGACTTCCTCCATTGGCCTGAGGCTTCATGCCCAACTTGAATGTGTCTAACCCATCAACAGATGTTTTTACAAGTAATGGACATGGGTCTGTAATACTCCTTCCTGGAAAAGAGAGTGGCACGTAGGGAgagtgaaaaatgaaatagaataccGGGtaccttttataaaatatgaattgtaTCTCccctaaattcatatattgaaaccttAAGCCCCAACACAGctgtatttggggggaaaaaaaaaatatatatatatatatgtgtgtgtgtgtgtgtgtgtgtatatatatatatatatatatatatattccccatCTGCCAGACCCTGTGTTAGTTTGGAATTTACGATGATACTACAGACCTTTTAACTAAATATTGGTTTTCAAATAACTAATTACCTAAAATCACCTAGATTTGTGGAGCAATTTAAGTTAGAAAAGATCCAGATCTAGATTGGCTTACCACATAAGAGCCATACAATGTTGGGCAAATTGCTACCCTGAGACTAATTCTTGAGTCTCAATTAATAAATTGGAAACTCATAGCATATTGCCCTTATAGAGGTTCTGCTAGATGATTTAATTGTAAAACTTTGTAAACTATATGACACCATACATGTGCCTTACTTGTTCACCAAAAACCAAATCTTAGGTATTTTCCATTAGAATCAGAACATTGTAAGTAGCCAGAACATACACAACATTTAGATTTGAAATGTTCTAATATACTCAATAGATATACAACTAGCCCAAAAGAAGTGCTAAAGAGAACATTGAGGTGTGTGTCTTCaaataacaatagcaataaaAGACATAAAGTCATTTTATTTGCTAACTCATGAGAGGCTTGAAGTTTTTTACTCAATTTCCCATTTCTCCCTCactttttttatagatttctagAGAAGTAAGATTGCTATGATCAgtagcatattttatatttaattgtttaaaataagatgaagaaTACAGAATAAGGTTCTAGTCctggtttcatttattcaaacatttGGAGTAcctaccacatgccaggcactgtgctaggctctggggaaaaaccaaaccaaaccaaaccaaaccaaatcaaaccagaCAGGGCTTCTGCTCTCATGTTGCTTATTTTCTGTGTACCCTTGGGTATTTTACCTGATCTCTTTTAGCCTATGCTGATTTATAAGAATACAGTTGTGGTATGAAGATTAAACAAGAGTATCTATGTAATGAACATAGCACAGAGCCTAAAATAAGATATGGTTAAgcataaaaatggattttaaaatattctttagtcTATAtcaatttatatcattttaagtAAGAGTGCGCAATATAGCTACAGAAACACGGAAATAAGTTTACAAACTGCCAATCTCCAAAGCTCAAGTTTAGAGTTATGGGATTTAGGATTATGGGTCAATATTAGGACTTTCCCCTATAGAACTTCAGTAGGGTGTTTCCTGAAACAGTTCATGTAACTGACAGAAGGAACTGCCTTTCTTCCTGCATTAATGGCAGGCAATCTAAAAAAGACAGGTCTACATGGATTAGAGGTAGAAAAAGGAATCAGACCACAGGAAAAAAGAACTTGCTACTGTTAACCCAGGattatctatgaaaaaaaaaaaaagtgtacatgcTAGTAGAACAGTAGCTTACTCCAAGTTCTACTATAGAGTTAAAAATTCTGCATTATTCAACTCATTCTAACTCCATTTCTGAAGTTAGAAATTAACTTTCTGAATATCCCTATGTTTTCCAAAAAATCTTGCTACCAACCTACTTGGGTAgggacaaaaaaaatcttaatgaatgCAAAGTTATATCCCCCTAATAAAACACTCTTAAATTTGGTGATTGGGAATCACTCTGCCAGTTGTGGAGCATCTGGGTAAACTCACAAAATTAGGTTCCTGCACACAGGAGACAAATATTCTTAACAGTCCTCATTGGGCAGCCACtaaggaaaaaatgaggaaacttaaCTATTAAAGCACTTTGTTTAACATATGAGGCAACTGTAGCACCAAGATTGTGATTTATTGATCTAGTCAATGGCTGAAACAGTAAAACCTGGGTCTTCTAATTCACATTTGGTTTCTTTTACCATCAAATGCTAAATCCAagtgtatgtatttgtatttactACACTTTGAgcaatttttttctcatccttaAGTCACTGCTTTAAAGtactttttggttaaaaaaaaaaaaaagtttggtctCTGAATTTGAGAGTAGTGatttgcagaaataaaaacaaacttgttGAACAACAGAATTTTAATACAGATTGAGGCTGGTGAGTTGATTAGGATATTAGATTAAAAAGGCCAAAGTCCAGGGCTTAAACTCCAAATAGGCCAGTTAGCTTTTCCAATCTACAGGTTTTTTGACAACACAGGTTGTTGGTTAAAGAAAACTCTTCACCActcaggggtgggtggggggaaaccTAAGCCAtactgacaggaaaaaaaggtGTTTTGTCACTTTGAAACGTACACATCTTTCCAGCATTCTTAGAAAGGGGCCTTCTAATAAGCAAACTATTGTTAATCTCATGGCTTTAAGTAGGATACTTCCAACATCCCTCCTCTACCCACAAAAGCCATGACAGTACAAACCAGTTCCTTCACAAATTATAATTGTAAATTATAATTCCGCCTAGTACAAATTAgcacccaaaataatattttggacaCAAGACGGTAGAGATCTGGTGCAAGcactggaattttaattttgtaaaccatacatataaataataacacaACACTGCCCATAGTGAACTGGGGCCTGGGCTGAGACCGAAaactcccccgccccgccccccaaaaGCAAGATCATGACCCACTCCCAAGGGCTAGCAACAGGTCTGTCCAGATGCTGACACCCGGAACTTGGAAATCTCCATCCTGCGCCTTACAGGCCTCCAGGGCAGTTAGAACTTCGTCTTTCAGAGGCGGAGGGGCCCGGCAGAGGCTTTGAAACCGGCCGTACAGCTCCTCCCAGCACACGTGTTGGGGCTCAGCTCCAACCCAAGTGCCCTTCGGGAGGTCGTAGTGCAGACGCCGACCCCAGTCTGTAAGCAGACCCAGATAGGCCCGGCAGAGCGCGGGGTGGCGGCCTGCCACCGAAGTTAGAAGCCCGACCGGGAGGCTGCGGCAAAAGGCGGCCAGGGCATCCGATTTCGCCAAAAGCCAACAGACCAGCTCCTGAGACCTGTCTCCGGGCGTTTGGGGGGTGCCCGGCTCCAACTCTTCTCCCTGGGGCCGGGGAGACGACGGGGGAAGCAACAGCGCGGCCGCTAGGACCTTCAGAAAGTTGTTCTGCGGCAAGCGGTCCCACAGAGTGCTGAGAAACCTGCTGGGGCCCTCGGCCTCGGCCTTCGGCACCTCCCGCAGACGCTCCAGCAGCAGCTCCGCCTGGGTCTTCAGCACTGGGTCCTCGAGCGCCGACTTCTCGCCGGGGCCGCTGAAACGCAGCAACTGGACGGCGGAGCGGCAGCGGGCGAGGCGGGCCAGGCTGCCTTGGAGCGCCTCCTCGTCGGGATCCGGGACGCCCGGGCCCGGAAAGAGCTGCTGCAGCAGGTAGTGATAGGCGGCATCCCCGAGGGCCCGGTTCTCCAGCAGGCGCAGAGACAGCAGGAGGTCACCGCGCCCCAGGGCCTGGAAGTTCGTCAACCCGGGGACTGGAGCGGACCCAGACGCGCCCTCCTGTCTCCACTGGTTTTGCAGCCGCCGCTCCAGAGCCGTGCGAATGCGAACATGGCGGCCAAAGCGCCTATGGACGTGGCGCAGGTAGCGAGCCCACTGCAAGGCCCTGCGCACGGTTGCGGGGTCCCAGGTGCTGACGTGGGTCGTGCGGGAGACGGCCAGAAGCTCGGAGAAGCGCTGAAGGTGCTCCACGAGCGATTCCATGGGGGCGTGCTTACTTCCGCATTCACCTTGGAGACGCCGACTCTCTGCATGCCGATTGGAGCGTCCGTGTAAGGATACGCCTCTCTACAAGGCTATTGGATAAATTCCCTATCAATCTGACGGCGGCTTTAATCCGGGTATTTTTGACCCCGGGAAATTTAAACCGGAGAAAAAGCCCATCGGTTTTACTTTCGCCCGCCAATGTTAAGGAGGCCCTTAGGGCTGGAGGAGAATAAATGTGGGGCGTCCTAGGGAAAGTTCTCAGAGCCACGTGTAAGATGCTGTTAGGCAAGAAAGTCTCCATGCTTCCTTTGACTTTGGAAATACTCCCTCGTGGAAATTTCCTGAGCTTTGCCTGAGATAGTCTGTGCTGAAGTTTATCATAATTGGGTGATGCCAGACACGgtgttaaatattaaatgaaggcTTTAGTTAACGTAGTTTAATAGAAAATGCACTGGCCTCTAATTAATTAATGCCGGGCACTCTTAAATCCGGGCCTTCATGTTGTTCTTTCATTATTAGAACTGAAGCCCAGATTAATTGGAGCAAACAAAAACTTCAATATTAATACTTCATTAAAGATGTTAAAGgaacttaaattttcatttaatattgcactatttgtgttttcatttttttcatggaaaaagaGCTCAGCTGAATTTTATTTCACACAAACAACTAATTGAACAAAAATCACAGTTAAGAGCCTATACGAAAAGCAAATATTTGACTATGAttgtgggaagagggaggagagagaaagaaggatctaTTTCTGGAATGTCATCTGgattattcactcatttatgcattcaacaaatatttatttaccaaCTACTAGAGGTTGCATTGTTAAATACcctcgattttttaaaaattatttttaaatttcttttcagtgttccagaattcattgtttatgcaccacacccagtgctccatgcaatacgtgccctccacaatactcaacctcccaccctctcccctcttccctccaaaaccctcagttcctcagagtccacagtctctcataatACCCACAGTTTTCAACTTAACTGATACTGATGACACAGCTCATTTGAGGTGAATTTCTTTAGAGTCCTAAAGACACTAg comes from Mustela erminea isolate mMusErm1 chromosome 9, mMusErm1.Pri, whole genome shotgun sequence and encodes:
- the FANCF gene encoding Fanconi anemia group F protein → MESLVEHLQRFSELLAVSRTTHVSTWDPATVRRALQWARYLRHVHRRFGRHVRIRTALERRLQNQWRQEGASGSAPVPGLTNFQALGRGDLLLSLRLLENRALGDAAYHYLLQQLFPGPGVPDPDEEALQGSLARLARCRSAVQLLRFSGPGEKSALEDPVLKTQAELLLERLREVPKAEAEGPSRFLSTLWDRLPQNNFLKVLAAALLLPPSSPRPQGEELEPGTPQTPGDRSQELVCWLLAKSDALAAFCRSLPVGLLTSVAGRHPALCRAYLGLLTDWGRRLHYDLPKGTWVGAEPQHVCWEELYGRFQSLCRAPPPLKDEVLTALEACKAQDGDFQVPGVSIWTDLLLALGSGS